Part of the Methylophaga nitratireducenticrescens genome is shown below.
TGGAATCCATCTGACAGCTGGATCGGAAGATAATAAATTCAAAAATAACGCTTTTATCAATAACACTAATCAAGTGAAATATGTCTCTAATCGGCTGCAGGAGTGGTCAACAGATGGTGTTGGTAACTATTGGAGTGATTATCTTGGCTGGGATTTAAATAAAGATGATATTGGCGATACGGCATATGAACCCAATGACGGTATTGATCGTTTGTTATGGAAATATCCTGACGCCAAATTACTGATCAACAGCCCATCGGTTATGTTGTTGCGCTGGGTGCAAAAACAGTTTCCGATATTGAAATCTCCCGGTGTCAAAGATAGTCATCCATTAATGACTTTACCCGCTGAGCTCACGCCATGATTATTGTTGATTTATCACAAGTGGAAAAACATTACCGTGGTGTACACGCTCTGCAACAACTTGATTTGCAGATCCAGCAGGGCGAAATATTAGGCCTTTTCGGTCATAACGGTGCTGGTAAAACGACAACCATTAAATTGATCTTAGGCCTGATCAAACCTAGCCAGGGTGAAGTACGGGTATTTGATAAAAATCCCGCTGGCAGTCACGCCTATCAGATACGCCGTCAACTCGGTTTTTTGCAGGAAAATGTCAGTTTTTATCAGCAAATGACTGGATTGGAAGTGCTGAATTATTTTGCAAAATTAAAAGGTTGCACAGCGAGACAGCCCCGTGATTTGTTGGCACAAGTTGGGCTGGAACAGGCAGCAGATCGCCGAGTAAAAACCTACTCAAAAGGTATGTGTCAGCGTTTAGGGCTTGCACAAGCCTTGCTGGGTGCACCAAAACTATTATTATTAGATGAACCTACGGTTGGACTGGATCCGCTCGCCACACGCGATTTTTACAGCAGTATTGACGCTTTAAAACAAGCGGGTAGCACCATTGTGCTATGTTCACACCTGTTGGCTGGAGTTGAGAAGGTCATTGATCGGGCTTTGATTTTAAAACAAGGACGCGCATTGGCTGCCGGCAGCCTAAGTGAACTACGCCAACAGGCTGATTTACCAGTAAATATTGAACTCCAGGGTCAAGGTCTGCAACTTCCACAAAATCTATTCGCTGACTTTCATCGTACTGAAAAGGGGATTGAATGCCAGATCAGTCAGCAACAGAAAATGCATTTATTACCACAACTGCTTTCGCTGCCAGGACTAGAAAACATCGAGATCCATATGCCTTCTCTGGATGATGTGTACGCGCATTTTAATCAACCTTCTTCTGGAACCGTCTGATGTCAAACGTATTGTTAACCGTTGCAGGCAAGGAGTTTCGTGATGGCCTTCGCAATCGCTGGGTGGTATCCATTAGCCTTATTTTTGCCATTCTTGCCACGGGATTGGCTTATTTTGGCTCCGCAGCCTCTGGGCAGGCCGGATTTTCTTCGCTTTCTGCCACTTTGGTCAGTCTCGCCACCCTTGCAGTGTTTCTTATCCCATTAATTGCTCTCATGCTTGCGTATGACAGTGTCGTTGGCGAAGATGAACAAGGCACCTTATTATTGTTAATGACTTATCCGATGAAACGCTGGCAGTTTATTGCGGGTAAAATGCTTGGACACGGAATGATCCTGGCATGTGCCAGCATTACAGGGT
Proteins encoded:
- a CDS encoding ABC transporter ATP-binding protein, which gives rise to MIIVDLSQVEKHYRGVHALQQLDLQIQQGEILGLFGHNGAGKTTTIKLILGLIKPSQGEVRVFDKNPAGSHAYQIRRQLGFLQENVSFYQQMTGLEVLNYFAKLKGCTARQPRDLLAQVGLEQAADRRVKTYSKGMCQRLGLAQALLGAPKLLLLDEPTVGLDPLATRDFYSSIDALKQAGSTIVLCSHLLAGVEKVIDRALILKQGRALAAGSLSELRQQADLPVNIELQGQGLQLPQNLFADFHRTEKGIECQISQQQKMHLLPQLLSLPGLENIEIHMPSLDDVYAHFNQPSSGTV